CATTGTTTAACCGATCTGGCCGACTACATCCGTTATCAATTGCTGAAACTGTGTTTTGACACGGTTGGCCGTTTCCGTCACTTCTTCATGACTCAGTTTGGTCTGACTGATACCCGTACCCAGATTGGTAATACAACTGATACCCAGCACGCGCATATTCTGATGTTTTGCGACGATCACTTCCGGCACCGTGGACATACCGACAGCATCGGCTCCGATTTTTTGGAACATTTTCACTTCCGCTCGTGTTTCGTATGTCGGCCCGGACCCCGCACAATAGACACCGCGTTGGGTACGAACACCCAACTTCAACGCTGTTTTTTCGGCTATAGATATATATTCACGATCGTATTCGCTCTCCATATCCGGAAATCGCGGCCCTATCGTTTCATCGTTGGGGCCTTGAAGCGGATTGGCAAAGAAAAAATTGATATGACTTGTAATGAACATCAGATCACCCGGCTGAAAAAGCGGATTGACTCCGCCGGCCGCATTGGTAACGATCAGCGAACGAATTCCCAGCATTCCCATCAAACGCACGACATACGTTACTTGCGCCATCGTGTAACCTTCGTAATAATGCACGCGTCCCTTTACGGCTAATACGTGTTTACCGTTTAATGTGCCGAAAACCAATTTCCCGTCGTGCCCCTCGACTGTGGATTTGGCATAGTGCGGTATGTCGGCCGTTGAAATCACCGTTTTATTTTCAAAACGATCCGCCAGATCACCGAGACCGGAGCCGAGAATAATGCCGATCGTCGGTTGCATCGTCGTTTTTGAACGAATCATGGCGATGGACTCTTCCATCATTTTTTTTAATTCATGCATACGAACCTCTTTTGCAATCGTGGTACGCCATCATTTAACAAACCTATTATTTATACCGATACCCGTCCCTCGAGCGCACGCGTCAATGTCGTCATATCGGCAAATTCCAAATCGCTACCGATCGGTATTCCTCGGGCAATCCGCGTCAACCGCACAGATTTACCCTGCATCTTTTCGGCCACAAACATCACCGTCGCATCGCCGGGTACGGTCGGATTGATCGCTAATATCATTTCACGCACTTCGTTTTCGGAGCGCTGTATCAGTTCGCGAATGCGTAAATCATCAGGGCCGACACCTTCTAAGGGATTGAGCAAGCCGCCCAATACATGATACACACCACGAAACATATCCGTTCGTTCGATAGCCAATACATCATTGGCTTCTTCGACGACACAGATCACACCGTGATCACGGCGCGGATTGGCACAAATCGGGCAAGGGTTGTGTTCCGTTACATTGAAGCATGTCGTGCAGCGGCCGATCTTTTCTTTCATGTCCAGCAAGGCCTGCGAGAGCATAACCACTTCGTCTTTAGGTTGTTTGAGCAGATGAAAAACCAGGCGTTGCGCGGTTTTACGACCGATACCGGGCAACTTGGAAAATTCTTTGATCAAACGTTCGATGGTTTCTGACGTGTATTGCATGATCTTTTATTTTTTTGGCATTTTCATGCCCGGCATCATGCCACCGGTGATTTTGCTGATTTCCGCATTGGACATCTCGTCGGCTTTTTGTACCGCATTATGAATCGCCGATAAAATCATATCTTCGAGGAGCCCTACATCATCGGGATTGACGGCCTCTTTTTGTATTTTTACGGACAATACTTTGCCGTTTCCGTTGACGGTCACCGTAACCATACCGCCGCCGGAAGTACCCTCGACATTAACCTGTTCGAGTTCCGATTGGCGGCTTTCCAATTGTTTTTGCATTTTCTGCGCTTCTTTCATCAGACTCTGCATATCAAATCCACGCATACGATCTCCATAAATGATTAAGATGTAGTAAGGGTGTCTTTATTGGTTATGTCTATCAATTCGCAATCCAAAAGTTCGATCATGCGTTTGAGCGGCATTTCCGCTTCTTTATCACGCACATATTT
This is a stretch of genomic DNA from bacterium. It encodes these proteins:
- the recR gene encoding recombination protein RecR; amino-acid sequence: MQYTSETIERLIKEFSKLPGIGRKTAQRLVFHLLKQPKDEVVMLSQALLDMKEKIGRCTTCFNVTEHNPCPICANPRRDHGVICVVEEANDVLAIERTDMFRGVYHVLGGLLNPLEGVGPDDLRIRELIQRSENEVREMILAINPTVPGDATVMFVAEKMQGKSVRLTRIARGIPIGSDLEFADMTTLTRALEGRVSV
- a CDS encoding YbaB/EbfC family nucleoid-associated protein; translated protein: MRGFDMQSLMKEAQKMQKQLESRQSELEQVNVEGTSGGGMVTVTVNGNGKVLSVKIQKEAVNPDDVGLLEDMILSAIHNAVQKADEMSNAEISKITGGMMPGMKMPKK
- a CDS encoding purine-nucleoside phosphorylase; translated protein: MHELKKMMEESIAMIRSKTTMQPTIGIILGSGLGDLADRFENKTVISTADIPHYAKSTVEGHDGKLVFGTLNGKHVLAVKGRVHYYEGYTMAQVTYVVRLMGMLGIRSLIVTNAAGGVNPLFQPGDLMFITSHINFFFANPLQGPNDETIGPRFPDMESEYDREYISIAEKTALKLGVRTQRGVYCAGSGPTYETRAEVKMFQKIGADAVGMSTVPEVIVAKHQNMRVLGISCITNLGTGISQTKLSHEEVTETANRVKTQFQQLITDVVGQIG